The Sphingomonas aliaeris genome segment ATGGATCTCCGCCTTTGCTAACATACGCACGGAGGGATCGCGCGGATGCGGCCGCATCGATGCAAACCAATCTAAGGCCACTTGCTCGATACCGTCGACTGGTATCTAGTGTCTCGGATGGTTGCGAAGGGTGACTCGATGACGGGTTCGGGCAGCGGGGCGACGCCTCGACCGGAAACGCTGATGGCGCGCGAGGCCCGCGAGGCGCCGGCGCGGTGTGTCGAGCAGCTTCGATCGAATGCCGATCTCGTGCGCGAGGCCGGGCGGCAATTGCGCGCGCTGGCGCCCCCGTTCGCCGCGACGCTGGCGCGGGGCAGTTCGGATCAGGCGGCGGCGTTCGCCAAGTTCCTGTTCGAGACCCATGGCGGGATGCCGACCCTGAGCCATGCGCCGTCCACCGGATCGCTGTACCACGCGACCTCGCCAAACTTTCGGGGCGTGCCGCTGATCGCGATCTCGCAATCGGGTCGCAGCCCGGATCTGCTGGCCGCGGCGGACGATGCGCGGGCGAAGGGGGCGGTGATCGTCGCCTTGGTCAACGATGCGTCGTCGCCGCTGGCCGAGCGCGCGCAGATCTTCGTCCCGGTGCAGGCCGGCCCCGAAACCAGCGTGGCGGCGACGAAGAGCTTCATCTGTACATTGGTCGCCTCGCTGCATCTCGCCGCCGAATGGAGCCAGGACGTCGGGCTGCTGGGGGCGCTGGGCGATGTGGGCGCGGTGCTGGAGGCGGCGGCGGGGGCGGATTGGACGGCGGCGGTCGAGCCGTTGCGCGACGCGAGCGAGATGCTGGTGCTGGGGCGGGGGCCGACCTTGCCGATCGCGGGCGAGGCGGCGTTGAAGCTGAAGGAGACGTGCAACCTGCATGCCGAGGCGTTCAGCAGTGCGGAAGTCGCGCATGGGCCGATGACGTTGGTTGGGCCGGGTGACCCGGTGCTGGCGCTGGCGCCGCTCGACATCGCGCGGACTGGCCTTCGCGAACGGCTGGAGGATTTCGCGGCGCGCGGTGCGACGGTGATCGCGGCGGGATCGGCGGACGACGTGGCGCCAGCCGCGATCGTCCTGCCGATGCGCACCGACGTGCATCCCGCGCTGGCCGCGATCGCGCAGATCCAGAGTTTCTACGGGCTGGCCAATGCGCTGTCGTTGGCGCGCGGCTACGATCCCGATCGGCCGCCGCATCTGAACAAGGTGACGCGGACGTTATGACGGTTCGGGCTCTTTCCGGCGCGCGGATCGTGCTGGCCGACCGGGTCGTCGAGGGGCAGGCGCTGGTGGTCGACGGCGACCGTATCGTCGGTTGTGTCGCGGCGGATGCGATCCCGGAGGACGCTACGGTCCGCGATCTGGGTGGCGGCTGGCTGCTGCCGGGCTTTATCGACACGCAGGTCAATGGCGGCGGCGACGTGCTGTTCAACGACCGGCCGGACATCGAGGGGATCACCGCGATCGCGGCGGCGCATCGGCGGTTCGGGACGACCGGTATCCTGCCGACGTTGATCAGCGACTATCCCGATATCGTCGATGCGGCGATCGCGGCGGGAGAGGCGGCGATCGCCGCGTGCGTGCCGGGCGTGCTGGGCGTGCATATCGAGGGGCCGCACCTCAACGCCCAGAAGAAAGGCATTCACGATCCGACCCGCTTCGCACCGATCGACGATGCGGTGATCGCGCGGCTCGGTGCGCCGACCGCCGGCCGGCGGATCGTCACGCTGGCGCCCGAACTGGCACCCGAGGGCACGGTGCATGCGCTGGCCAAGGCCGGCATACTGGTCTGCGCCGGGCATAGTATGGCCGGATATGACGAAACGCGTGGGGCGCTTGCCGAAGGATTGGCGGGGTTCACGCACCTGTTCAACGCGATGACGCAATTCCTCAGCCGCGAGCCAGGTATGGTCGGTGCGGCGCTGGAGGACCGGGCGAGTCATTTCGGGCTGATCGTCGACGGCCTGCATGTCCACCCGGCGGCGTTGCGCGTCGCGATCCAGGCGCGGGGCATTGAGGGTGCGATGCTGGTGACCGATGCGATGCCGCCGGTCGGCGGGCAACGCGACCGTTTCACGCTGATGGGACAGGAAATACGCGTCGTGGACGGCACGTGTCGCGGTCCTAACGGCACGCTCGCCGGATCGGCATTGTCGATGGTGCAGGCGCTGCGCAATGCGATGGACCTGTTAGGCTGCGACATCGTCACCGCGTCACGCATGGCAAGCGGCAATCCGGCGGCGTTCCTGCGGCTGGCCGATCGAACCGGTGCGATCGCGCCGGGTCTGCTCGCCGATCTGGTGCATCTCGACAGCGATCGGAACGTCACCGCGACGTGGATCGGCGGCGCGCATCAGGATCACCGCGCGTGACGCCGGCATCGCCAGCAAACCTGTGGATGAGCGGAGTTCGGCAATGAGCTATTTCCTCGGGATCGATGCAGGCGGCAGCAATTGCCGTGCCCGGCTGATCGACGCCGGAGGCGTGGTGATCGGGGAGGGGCATTCCGGCCCGGCCAATGCGCGCATGGGTGTCGAACCGCTTTATGCGACGTTGATGGAAACCGCACGCCAGGCCTTGGCCGAGGCAGGATTGACCGACACCCACCGGGCGACGATCCGTGCAGGCATGGGCATTGCCGGGATCACGCGGCTGGGCATGCGTGAATCGCTGGAGGCGCACGATTTCGGCTTCGCATCCGTCGAATTCGCGACCGATGCGCAGATCGCCAATATCGGCGCGCATGGCGGGCGGGACGGCGCGATCCTGATCATCGGTACGGGCAGCGCGGCCAAGCTGCGGATCGATGGGCAGGACTATACGATCGGCGGATACGGTTTTCCGATTTCGGACGAAGGCAGCGCCGCCGCGCTGGGATTGAGCGCGATGCGCCACGCGTTGCGCGCGCTGGACGGGCGGACGCGCAAGACCCCGCTCAGCGCTGCGGTGACGGAGCGGTTCGATCACGATACGGCGCAGGCGATCGCGTGGATGGATACGGCGACGCCTCGCGATTACGGCATGTTCGCCCCCCTGGTGATGGACTATGCCGAGGCGAACGATCCGATCGCGCGGTCGATCGTGGAACATGCGGCCAACCATATCGAACGGTTTATCGAGACGATCTTCGAACGCGGAGTCGCTCGCTGCACCTTGGTCGGCGGGCTCGCGCCGCGGATCAGCCCGTGGCTGCGCGCGCGTACCGTCGAGCGGCTTAGCCCGCCGATGGGCGATGCGCTTGACGGCGCGCTGCGGCTTGCGGGATATGAGCCTTTAGTTTGAGCGCCTAATCCCTTGGCCATTCTGGACAGATGCTTCGACGTGCCCGGCACGAACGGGATGTCAGGACGTCCAACCCGGACATAGTCGCAAGTTATGCCACGGCTATGCAATCGAACGCGCGACGCGCTTGACCGCAGATCATAAACTTCATCCTCACGTGCCAAGAGGTTTTTGAATGATCCGCAGTCCGTACCTGTTGTACCTGGGCCATTCCAACGACGAAGTCGGCATCAAGACCTCGCGCGGGCTGGCGGTGTTCCGGCCGGACGATTGCGTCGGCGAGTTCCGGTACGACGATTGCGGGCTGACGCTCGGGTTGCCTCGCATGACGCTGACCGAAGCGGTTGCCGCGGGGGCGAAGACTATAGTGCTCGGCATCGCCAATGCCGGGGGAAACTGGGCGACGATCTGGTCCGGGATGCGCTGGCGGCGATCGAGGCCGGGCTGGACGTCGCGTCCGGGCTGCACAACCGGCTGCGTGACGAGCCGCAGCTCGTCGCGGCGGCGGAGCGACACGGCCTGGCGCTGCACGACGTACGCGATCCGCGCCCCGACATTCCGATCGGCAACGGCAAGAAGCGCGCGGGCAAAAGATTGCTGACGGTCGGCACCGATTGTTCGGTCGGCAAGATGTATGCGACGCTGTGTCTGGAACGCGGCATGCGTGCGCGCGGCATTCACGCCAATTTCCGCGCCACCGGACAGACCGGGATCCTGATCGCCGGGGACGGCGTACCGCTGGACGCGGTCGTCGCCGACTTCATTTCCGGCGCGATCGAGCAGATCTCGCCCGACCGCGGCGAGGGCTGGGACCTGATCGAGGGGCAGGGGTCGCTGTTCCATCCCTCCTTCGCCGGCGTCTCGACCGGCCTGCTGCACGGCGCGCAGCCCGATGCGCTGGTGCTGTGCCACGATTCGGTGCGCGAGCATATGCGCGGCCTGCCGCATTACGCCATGCCCGGCCTGCGCGAGACGCTGGAGGCGAACCTGTCCGTCGCGCGGCTGACCAATCCGGACGTCCGGGCGGTCGGCGTCGCGCTAAACACGTCGAAGCTTTCGCCCACGGAGGCGGAGCGGTTGTGCGGTACGACGTCGGACCTGCTCGGGCTTCCTTGCACCGACCCCTTCTCAATGGGCGTGGACCCGATCATCGACTGGATCGACGAATGCTTCGAACCCTCTCCGCGCGTCGCGACGCTTTCCCTCTAGCGACACCGTTCCGCATTTCGCGCGGGGTGAAGACCGTGGCGGATGTGGTGACGGTCGAGATCGCCGCGAACGGCGTCGTGGGGCGTGGCGAGGGCGTGCCCTATGCGCGTTACGGAGAGACGATGGAGAGCGTGCTCGCCGAGATCAAGGCGGTGCGCGCGGCGATCGACGACGGTGCGACGCGAGACGATCTGCAGCAGATGATGACGGCAGGCGCTGCGCGCAACGCAGTGGATTGCGCGCTGTGGGATCTCGACGCGAAGCTGTCCGGGCGCGGGGTGACCGATACGCTGGGGCTGCCGAGGATCGCATCGACGGCGACGGCGATGACGGTCGGACTCGATACGCCCGATGCGATGGCGCTGGCGGCACGCGCGCTGGCGAACGTGCCGCTGATCAAGATCAAGGTCGATCGCAGCGATCCGGAAGCGCAGATCCGTGCCGTACGCGCCGAAGCGCCGGGGCCGCGCATCATCGTCGATCCCAATGAAAGCTGGACGATGGATGAGGTCGAACGGTTGCAGCCGATGCTGGCAGACTTGCGGATCGACCTGCTGGAGCAGCCCCTGCCGGCCGATGACGATGCCGCATTGGACGGCTTCGCCCCGCTCGTGCCGATCGCCGCGGACGAATCCGCGCATGTCGCCGAGGACATATCTTCGCTGCGCGGCAAATATCAGGTGATCAACATCAAGCTCGACAAGACGGGCGGGCTGACGGGGGCTTTGGCGCTGCTGGATGCGGCGCGGTCGGCCGGGCTCGGCGTGATGACGGGCAGCATGATCTGCTCATCACTGTCGATCGCACCGGCTTTGATCATTGCCGTCCAATCCAGCTTCGTCGATCTGGATGGGCCGTTATGGCTGTCCGCCGATCGCACGGGCGGGGTGCGCGGCACGGACGGAATACTCTCGCCGCCCGATCCCGGCTTTTGGGGAACGCCGGCCCCGGGGGGCGGATGACGGTTTGCGACGGGCGGGATACGGGAAGCGGGCGAGAGTTTGTCGCCGGTATTCCGTGTCACCTGCTACCCATCGATCGCCGTTCACCCTATCGTGCCGCGCTGCGCCTCGGAATGCAGGGCGTTGCGGTGGCTGGATAAGATGCCGGGCAGGGGGATAGGGTTTGACGATGGGTAAGGCCGGTCCGGCATTCGACAGGGCGCTGGACGCGGTGTTCCGCGAACACCGGCGGTGATGCACGGCTGGTTCGCCATTCCCCTGTGGCAGCGGGTGCTGGGCGGGTTGGTGCTCGGCCTCGTGCTGGCATTGGTCTGGCCGGAGGCAGCACCGAAGGTCGCCTTCCTGGGCGATCTGTTCATCCGCGCGATCCGGATGCTGGTCGCGCCGATCGTATTGGTGACGATCGCGGCCGGTATTACCTCGCTGGCCGACCCGAAGCGGCTGGGGACGCTGGGGGGACGCGCCGTCGGGCTGTTCGCAGCGATGACGTTCGTCGCGGTCACGGTCGGTATGGGCGTGGCGATGCTGGTGCGGCCGGGCGTCGGTGCGCCGATTGGTTCCGCCGTGCCCAAGCCGCTCGGCCCGCCCGTCGCGATGTACGACCAGCTGATCGGCATCGTGCCGCTGAACATCGTCGATGCGCTGGCCAAGGGCGACATGCTCGCACTAATCTTCGTCGCGATCCTGTTCGGCATCGGCACGGTGTTGAGCGGGGATGCGGGCAAGCCGTTTGCCGCTTCTCTGCAATCATTGTCCGCGGTGCTGTTGAAGATCGTCGGACTGGTGATGGAATTGACTCCGTTCGGCGTGTTCGCGCTGATCGCCAATGCAGTGGCGACGAACGGCGCGGGCGTGTTCCTCAATATTGGCTGGCTGGCGCTGGCGGTCGTGATCGGATCGCTGGTGCAGATCGTCGTCGTCCACAGCCTGGTGCTGAAATTCGTCGCGCGCGTGCCGGTCCTCCGGTTCTTCCGCGGGATCATCGATGCGCTGGTGGTGGCGTTCTCGACGGCATCGTCGTCCGCTACGTTGCCGGTCGCGATGACCGTCGCGGGCAGGAATCTCGGCATCGGCAAGCCGGTCTATTCGACGGTCCTTCCGCTGGGCGCCACGATCGGGAAGGACGGAACGGCGATGTATGTCGGGCTGCTGAGTGTGTTCAGCCTTCAGGCGTTCGGCGTGCCGATGGATCCCGGCGTCTACGGAATCGTGCTGGTCACGGGCGCGCTCGCTGCGTTCGGCACCGCGCCCGTGCCGTCCGCATCTTTGTTCATGCTGGCCGCCGTATTGTCCGCGGTCGGGGTCGCGCCCGAACAGACCGCGCTGATCGTCGGGTTCGTCCTGCCGTTCGACCGGTTGCTGGACATGACGCGGACCGTGCCGAGCGCCAGCGCGAACCTGACCGTCGCGACCGTCGTCGCGCGGTGGGAGAACGAGCTGGACCAGACGGCGCGGTGAGCGACCCGGTTCGGAAATTCGTGGTCGAGACGGTGTTGTTTCTCGTCGGGCTGATCGTCACGATCGGGCTGCCGTGGCTGGTAATGCGCGCGCTGCGATCCGGTCGGCCGTCGACGACGCCACGCCCGATCACCGACGACGGTGCCGGCGGGAAAGTCATTCCGGTGATCGCCACCTTCAGCGGGCTGCGCGGCCTGCCGTGGATCGGGTTCGCCAGCAACTCGCTCAACCCGCGTCTGGTGATTACCGCGGATGGCATCACGTACCGGGTGATGGCCCAGCGAACCCGACGCTGGAGCGAGGTGGAGGCGATCGACGTGCGCAGTTTCGGGGCGACGGTGAACCTCGGCTTCGTCTTCCGCGGCACGCCCGTCACGCTGGATGCA includes the following:
- a CDS encoding dicarboxylate/amino acid:cation symporter, whose protein sequence is MHGWFAIPLWQRVLGGLVLGLVLALVWPEAAPKVAFLGDLFIRAIRMLVAPIVLVTIAAGITSLADPKRLGTLGGRAVGLFAAMTFVAVTVGMGVAMLVRPGVGAPIGSAVPKPLGPPVAMYDQLIGIVPLNIVDALAKGDMLALIFVAILFGIGTVLSGDAGKPFAASLQSLSAVLLKIVGLVMELTPFGVFALIANAVATNGAGVFLNIGWLALAVVIGSLVQIVVVHSLVLKFVARVPVLRFFRGIIDALVVAFSTASSSATLPVAMTVAGRNLGIGKPVYSTVLPLGATIGKDGTAMYVGLLSVFSLQAFGVPMDPGVYGIVLVTGALAAFGTAPVPSASLFMLAAVLSAVGVAPEQTALIVGFVLPFDRLLDMTRTVPSASANLTVATVVARWENELDQTAR
- a CDS encoding BadF/BadG/BcrA/BcrD ATPase family protein yields the protein MSYFLGIDAGGSNCRARLIDAGGVVIGEGHSGPANARMGVEPLYATLMETARQALAEAGLTDTHRATIRAGMGIAGITRLGMRESLEAHDFGFASVEFATDAQIANIGAHGGRDGAILIIGTGSAAKLRIDGQDYTIGGYGFPISDEGSAAALGLSAMRHALRALDGRTRKTPLSAAVTERFDHDTAQAIAWMDTATPRDYGMFAPLVMDYAEANDPIARSIVEHAANHIERFIETIFERGVARCTLVGGLAPRISPWLRARTVERLSPPMGDALDGALRLAGYEPLV
- the dgcA gene encoding N-acetyl-D-Glu racemase DgcA; its protein translation is MLRTLSARRDAFPLATPFRISRGVKTVADVVTVEIAANGVVGRGEGVPYARYGETMESVLAEIKAVRAAIDDGATRDDLQQMMTAGAARNAVDCALWDLDAKLSGRGVTDTLGLPRIASTATAMTVGLDTPDAMALAARALANVPLIKIKVDRSDPEAQIRAVRAEAPGPRIIVDPNESWTMDEVERLQPMLADLRIDLLEQPLPADDDAALDGFAPLVPIAADESAHVAEDISSLRGKYQVINIKLDKTGGLTGALALLDAARSAGLGVMTGSMICSSLSIAPALIIAVQSSFVDLDGPLWLSADRTGGVRGTDGILSPPDPGFWGTPAPGGG
- a CDS encoding SIS domain-containing protein; the protein is MTGSGSGATPRPETLMAREAREAPARCVEQLRSNADLVREAGRQLRALAPPFAATLARGSSDQAAAFAKFLFETHGGMPTLSHAPSTGSLYHATSPNFRGVPLIAISQSGRSPDLLAAADDARAKGAVIVALVNDASSPLAERAQIFVPVQAGPETSVAATKSFICTLVASLHLAAEWSQDVGLLGALGDVGAVLEAAAGADWTAAVEPLRDASEMLVLGRGPTLPIAGEAALKLKETCNLHAEAFSSAEVAHGPMTLVGPGDPVLALAPLDIARTGLRERLEDFAARGATVIAAGSADDVAPAAIVLPMRTDVHPALAAIAQIQSFYGLANALSLARGYDPDRPPHLNKVTRTL
- the nagA gene encoding N-acetylglucosamine-6-phosphate deacetylase: MTVRALSGARIVLADRVVEGQALVVDGDRIVGCVAADAIPEDATVRDLGGGWLLPGFIDTQVNGGGDVLFNDRPDIEGITAIAAAHRRFGTTGILPTLISDYPDIVDAAIAAGEAAIAACVPGVLGVHIEGPHLNAQKKGIHDPTRFAPIDDAVIARLGAPTAGRRIVTLAPELAPEGTVHALAKAGILVCAGHSMAGYDETRGALAEGLAGFTHLFNAMTQFLSREPGMVGAALEDRASHFGLIVDGLHVHPAALRVAIQARGIEGAMLVTDAMPPVGGQRDRFTLMGQEIRVVDGTCRGPNGTLAGSALSMVQALRNAMDLLGCDIVTASRMASGNPAAFLRLADRTGAIAPGLLADLVHLDSDRNVTATWIGGAHQDHRA